DNA from Trueperaceae bacterium:
GCATTCGGATTCGCCGGCATCTATGACCAGGACGAGGCCGAGCGGATTATCGAGGCCTCGTATGAGCCCGAGCCGATTATGGTCTCCGCAACCAAGGTGGACCCGCGCGGTGACACGTCGGTGGTCTCGGACCTTGATGAAATGCAACACGTTGCAGCGATCAAGGATCTACTCGCACAGGACAAGGACGAGTACAGCATTGCCGATGATCTGCGTGCATACGAAGCCGAGTTTCTGAACCCGTTCCCGGAGCTCTACATCAGGGTTCTGGACGCATTGGCCCGCGAGAAGGTCATTAGTAAGACCAACTGGCGGAAGTACCTGAAGATTGGTCTTGATCGTGGGGAGACGCACACAGCATGAGCGACCTTAATCGAGTAATGCTGATTGGACGCTTGGGCGCCGATCCTGAGCAGCGGTACATGCCGAGCGGCAAGGCCGTCGTCAATATCCGCATCGCCACGTCCGAGAAGTGGACGGACCGCGATAGCGGTGAAAGACAGGAGCGGACCGAATGGCACTCAATAGTCGCGTTCGACAAGCTCGCCGAGATCATCGCTGAATATTTGCGCAAGGGCTCTCAGGTGTTCATCGAAGGCAAGTTGCAGACAAGGAAGTGGCAGGACAAGGAAGGCAAGGATCGGTACACGACAGAGATCGTT
Protein-coding regions in this window:
- a CDS encoding single-stranded DNA-binding protein, translated to MSDLNRVMLIGRLGADPEQRYMPSGKAVVNIRIATSEKWTDRDSGERQERTEWHSIVAFDKLAEIIAEYLRKGSQVFIEGKLQTRKWQDKEGKDRYTTEIVAQNMQMLGGRSQGATKQKEAPPADDDFGDDIPFSFAFLTPLGSILAGLVLAGLVIAA